In one window of Nothobranchius furzeri strain GRZ-AD chromosome 11, NfurGRZ-RIMD1, whole genome shotgun sequence DNA:
- the tyw3 gene encoding tRNA wybutosine-synthesizing protein 3 homolog isoform X2, with protein MEKSFRQWKKQCLNKLDQSKKGSVDRDIEHVVSLLNSREEFFTTSSCSGRTILIDGMSGLRRANGDAVLKFEPAVLHVQCRRLEDAQLLHSVAVNSGFRNSGLTVGKMGKIISAVRSTHGLEVPLTHNGKLLVDHQYIHFLTQTANQKMEENLKRIHRFYQNLQSALSAEKLPISDQLGSLELQHPQKMPEGEKEESNKNVYTRRRRRLHETDPNDEECNGSQPELGDCLSLFT; from the exons ATGGAGAAAAGCTTCCGCCAGTGGAAGAAACAGTGTCTGAATAAACTGGACCAGAGTAAGAAAGGCAGCGTAGACAGAGACATCGAGCATGTCGTGTCTCTGCTGAACAGCCGTGAGGAGTTTTTCACCACCAGCTCCTGCTCCGGCAGAACCATCCTCATTGACGGG ATGTCTGGACTGAGAAGGGCCAATGGAGATGCTGTGCTGAAGTTTGAGCCTGCCGTGCTGCATGTTCAGTGCAGGAGACTGGAAGATGCACAGCTGCTG CACTCAGTGGCTGTCAACTCAGGCTTCAGGAACTCTGGACTCACTGTTGGAAAGATGGGAAAGATCATCTCG GCTGTCCGTAGCACCCACGGTCTGGAGGTTCCTCTAACGCACAACGGGAAGCTTCTCGTTGATCATCAGTACATCcactttttaacacaaacagcCAATCAGAAGATGGAGGAGAACCTTAAACGTATCCACAG GTTCTACCAGAATCTCCAGTCAGCCTTGTCAGCTGAGAAACTTCCCATCTCAGATCAGCTCGGCTCACTGGAGCTGCAACATCCTCAAAAGATGCCAGAGGGGGAAAAGGAGGAGAGCAACAAGAACGTGTATACACGGAGGAGGAGGAGACTACACGAAACGGACCCTAACGATGAAGAGTGTAACGGCAGCCAGCCGGAGCTTGGTGACTGTCTCAGTTTGTTCACTTAA
- the tyw3 gene encoding tRNA wybutosine-synthesizing protein 3 homolog isoform X1, whose protein sequence is MEKSFRQWKKQCLNKLDQSKKGSVDRDIEHVVSLLNSREEFFTTSSCSGRTILIDGAPDSSDIQKQNCAWLFVSHHKCTLDDLMSGLRRANGDAVLKFEPAVLHVQCRRLEDAQLLHSVAVNSGFRNSGLTVGKMGKIISAVRSTHGLEVPLTHNGKLLVDHQYIHFLTQTANQKMEENLKRIHRFYQNLQSALSAEKLPISDQLGSLELQHPQKMPEGEKEESNKNVYTRRRRRLHETDPNDEECNGSQPELGDCLSLFT, encoded by the exons ATGGAGAAAAGCTTCCGCCAGTGGAAGAAACAGTGTCTGAATAAACTGGACCAGAGTAAGAAAGGCAGCGTAGACAGAGACATCGAGCATGTCGTGTCTCTGCTGAACAGCCGTGAGGAGTTTTTCACCACCAGCTCCTGCTCCGGCAGAACCATCCTCATTGACGGG GCTCCAGACAGCAGTGATATCCAGAAACAAAACTGTGCCTGGCTGTTTGTCTCACACCACAAGTGCACCCTTGACGACCTG ATGTCTGGACTGAGAAGGGCCAATGGAGATGCTGTGCTGAAGTTTGAGCCTGCCGTGCTGCATGTTCAGTGCAGGAGACTGGAAGATGCACAGCTGCTG CACTCAGTGGCTGTCAACTCAGGCTTCAGGAACTCTGGACTCACTGTTGGAAAGATGGGAAAGATCATCTCG GCTGTCCGTAGCACCCACGGTCTGGAGGTTCCTCTAACGCACAACGGGAAGCTTCTCGTTGATCATCAGTACATCcactttttaacacaaacagcCAATCAGAAGATGGAGGAGAACCTTAAACGTATCCACAG GTTCTACCAGAATCTCCAGTCAGCCTTGTCAGCTGAGAAACTTCCCATCTCAGATCAGCTCGGCTCACTGGAGCTGCAACATCCTCAAAAGATGCCAGAGGGGGAAAAGGAGGAGAGCAACAAGAACGTGTATACACGGAGGAGGAGGAGACTACACGAAACGGACCCTAACGATGAAGAGTGTAACGGCAGCCAGCCGGAGCTTGGTGACTGTCTCAGTTTGTTCACTTAA